The genomic DNA AAAAAGAGTGCTACGTAAAAGGGAAGAATTGCGATAAGGTCGATAATCATGTAAATAGTACATGCATATTTGAGCCTTCCCTTCACCGGATCACGATAGTCCTTGAAACAGGTACATGTCCAGATTCTCAAAATATATTCAATGGTAAAGACCAGAACCGTAATAATCTCAATGAAAGTAGCGATTTCCCGGAATTCTTCATAGATAGATTTGTATGATTCCAGGAAGATGAGGGCTACATTAACTAAAACAAGTATAATTATGAAGAAATCAAAAAACCGGTCAGGTTTGGATTCATGATCAGTATCATCGATAATATTGAAGATTTTCCACTTCAGTGAAGATTCAGAATCCAATCTTATCAGAATTAATGTCTTTTTTTAAGAAGAAAATGGTGTCGATGATTATCTTCTTTGAAAGAGTGAGTATAAGCAAAAAAAGAAGAGGATTATGTATCAGATTGGGATTCTACATACTCTATTGCTTTTTCGTATTGGGATCTGATATGGGCTTTCATCTCTTCAAAAGCAGCATCAAAATCTGATTCATTCGTAAGATAAGTATATCCTTCACGCTCACCATCCGGTCCGATGACAGATGATGCAATGATATCATGATACTGATCACAGATCTCTTCCATCTTTTCTGGATCAAAACTCGTTTCTGCAACTCTTTTCAGAATTTGAACATACAGTGCATGGTACTCTTGATCATCCATGAGATACCTGATGAGCGGCCATCTTTCAGTTACATTCTCCATTGAAAACGATACACTGCTACCCATTCCCATACCCGGGCCGAATTGACCGTCCATTCCGGACATGGTCATATTCATACCACCCGGTGGCATGAAACCAGGCTGGTTCGGATTATTCATTCCATCCGGTCCCCACTCATGTCCGGGTCCTTTCATTTCAGGAAAGGTCATGTTCATCCCTTCAGGTGGTGCAAACCCAAAACCCGGTGTTTTATTCATCTCGGCAGAACCACCATCTCCAAAATTTTTCCCCATTCCTTCCATGAATGCATAATTGTTATCCCAGGGGATCCAGCTGAATGTCCCGGTATCCGGATTATTATACAGGTAATAATTCCGTGCATTTCCTCCATACGTGTCCCAATTTTTGATGAGCGTATTGGTTGCCAGCCAGGTGAGAAACTCAGTGACGTTAAGGATTGATTCAAGGTCTGATCGCCAATTTTCGGGATTTTCGGTTCGTGT from Methanospirillum hungatei JF-1 includes the following:
- a CDS encoding ion transporter; the encoded protein is MDSESSLKWKIFNIIDDTDHESKPDRFFDFFIIILVLVNVALIFLESYKSIYEEFREIATFIEIITVLVFTIEYILRIWTCTCFKDYRDPVKGRLKYACTIYMIIDLIAILPFYVALFFPFHPRVVQFCRLCRIFRIFKLLRYYSTVDVIFSVLVKKKGNNSGFRK